The Oxobacter pfennigii region GTTAAGATTTATAGCCGATGAGTATTCCCTTGAAGCTAAATTAATAATTACATTATAATTTTGCTTTTTCATTTCCTCTTCAAAATAATCCGTAAGTTTATCCTGCCAAAACACATATAAATCTTTACTGTATTGTGTTGAAAACTTTGTCCCCATTTCCAGCCTGTAGGGCTGTATTATATCAAGGGGCTTCAGCACCCCGTATAGACCTGAGAGTATTCTTATATGCTTATCTGCAAATACAAGCTCCTCTTCGCTGAAGTCATCTGCATTTATCCCCTGAAACACTGCGCCGTCATAAGCATGCAAAGCCTGTTTACTATTTTGTAAATTGTGCTCTCCGCTCCATTGAAGGTGCCTCAT contains the following coding sequences:
- the yaaA gene encoding peroxide stress protein YaaA codes for the protein MFLDEAAMLMDELIKYSPYEMEGLMKVNSGLAEKNFMRHLQWSGEHNLQNSKQALHAYDGAVFQGINADDFSEEELVFADKHIRILSGLYGVLKPLDIIQPYRLEMGTKFSTQYSKDLYVFWQDKLTDYFEEEMKKQNYNVIINLASREYSSAINLNRLHARVVTPVFKDYKRGVYKIITIYAKRARGLMSRFMTKNKIVMPEDLKAFDEEGYRYMDSLSSEDEWVFIR